ATTCATCGCCCAGCACTACTGGGGTTATGCGAAACAAAAAGACGGGGGCACGGTGGAATATCGCGTCGAGCATCCGACTTGGCGTGTCTGGCAAGCGCAAAGCGCGCGGCTCGATTGCGATGTGGAAAATCTTTACGGCCAGCAGTTCTCGCCTGTCTTGCAAGGCGCGCCGGCGTCGGCGTTTCTCGCTGAAGGGTCGGAGATCGTCGTGTATCGCGGCCGCAAGTTGCAATGATGGCGCGATCCGCGATGCAAAACTGCGACGAACTTTAAAACCGTGACGAGTTTTCCGTTACCCTCTTTAGAAAAGAGGGGATAGGGGAGATTTTCTTTACGCTGGCGACATTCCGTCGTCGCAGAGCAGCGACGCGCAGGGACGAAGAAAGCCGCGCCGCCGCCCTAGTAAATCCCCCTTGATCCCCCTTTTCCAAAGGGGGAGGCAAGTCGTTTTCGAATTCTTTACGAAGTCTGACATATAGGGGCGAAAAATTTTTCGCCCCATCCGCCCCGGCAGTAATTTCGCGGGCGTGGCTCTAAAGTCCTGTCACGCAGCGCCGATAACTTCAGTAAGGAGTTTTCCGTGTTGCCGAAACCTGTCAATCAAACCGGCGGCCTGCGTCACGGACCGGCGCGTCATTATGTCAGCAACGTGATGGACGGCCATGCGCTGCCGTCGGTGCCGGTGGTGGCGAACAAGTTGTTGGAGATCGTCCAAGACCCGGAAGTGAGCATGCAACAACTCTGTCGCGTGCTGGCCGACGATCCAATGTTGTCGGCGCGGGTGTTGGCGGTGTCGCGTTCGCCGCGTTTCGCGCTACGCAATTTACCGACGACCTTGCTCGGCGCGGTGCAGGTGCTCGGCTTTCGCACTTTGACCAGCGTGGTGATTACCAGCGCGACCCAGAGTTTACGCCTTAAAGGCAACAAGGTTTCCGAGAAGCTCTGGCGCCATTCGCTGGGCGTCGCTTTGGCGATGCGGATTCTCTGCCAGCGGGCGCGCTCGCGCGACGACGAGATCGGATTTCTCATCGGCCTGATGCACGACGTCGGCCAGATGGTGTTCGTGCACGGCGATCCCATGGGCTACGAAAATCTGCTCCAGGCCGTCCAAGAAGCGCCGCGCCCGATCGTCGACGCTGAACGGGAAATTTACGGTGTCGATCACGCACTCATGGGCCACACGATTCTCAACCGCTGGAACCTCGACGCGCAGATCATCCACGCAACCCTGAAGCACCACAGCGACGGCGCCAGCCCCAATGAGCTGGCGAACCTGTTGACCGTCGCCGACTATCTCTCCAGCAAGTGCAATCTGGGCTTTTTCACCATGCCGACGCCACCGCCTGAGGCGTTGCTCGTCAAGTGCGGTTTGACTGACGAGACGGCAATGGCGCAATTGATCGCAGAAATCGTCGAGGCCCACCGGGAAGAAAGTCTGCTCTTCGAAAAATAATTTCAGCGCGGCGGTTGAGGTTTTTATGCCAGACCCATCAGGCGCGCCGGATTGAT
The sequence above is drawn from the Deltaproteobacteria bacterium genome and encodes:
- a CDS encoding HDOD domain-containing protein; its protein translation is MLPKPVNQTGGLRHGPARHYVSNVMDGHALPSVPVVANKLLEIVQDPEVSMQQLCRVLADDPMLSARVLAVSRSPRFALRNLPTTLLGAVQVLGFRTLTSVVITSATQSLRLKGNKVSEKLWRHSLGVALAMRILCQRARSRDDEIGFLIGLMHDVGQMVFVHGDPMGYENLLQAVQEAPRPIVDAEREIYGVDHALMGHTILNRWNLDAQIIHATLKHHSDGASPNELANLLTVADYLSSKCNLGFFTMPTPPPEALLVKCGLTDETAMAQLIAEIVEAHREESLLFEK